Proteins from one Deltaproteobacteria bacterium genomic window:
- a CDS encoding alpha/beta fold hydrolase, which produces MARTSEQCVPADGAMRARAGFETRPSTVYPGFVPRFPWLGGDLQTLRYYFFPCSEDLSAWPSRRLSFPLPDGSGDVLVARLHRPHHATDRPLVILVHGLTGCEGSSYMFETTRSFLARGYPVMRLNLRGAGPSRETCRGSYCGGSGDNVAAVLSALDIEEARHGVVLIGFSLGGTVTLHCLARHACAVQPICAVTVSTPLDLAAVIHRLMRPRNVLYHRWLLGRMKDAVIAGASEITPGQKAAVLDARSIREFDDAFTAPHHGFADADDYYARCSATGLLDRIDIPLLLLHARNDPWIPADPYVDIGRDTPPNVTLVLTGDGGHVGFHARHGATPWYNTVIQAYLETLTHPME; this is translated from the coding sequence GTGGCGCGGACCTCCGAGCAATGCGTGCCGGCCGATGGCGCGATGCGGGCGCGGGCGGGTTTCGAAACCCGCCCGTCCACCGTTTATCCCGGCTTCGTCCCCCGCTTCCCGTGGCTGGGCGGCGATCTCCAGACGCTCCGTTACTATTTCTTTCCTTGCAGCGAGGATCTGTCCGCGTGGCCGTCGAGGCGCCTGAGCTTCCCGCTGCCGGATGGGAGTGGTGATGTGCTCGTGGCCAGGCTGCATCGGCCGCACCACGCCACGGACCGGCCGCTGGTCATCCTCGTCCACGGGCTCACCGGATGCGAGGGCAGCTCGTACATGTTCGAGACCACACGCTCGTTCCTCGCCCGCGGATATCCCGTCATGCGCCTCAACCTCCGGGGTGCGGGTCCGTCGCGGGAGACCTGCCGCGGAAGCTATTGCGGGGGTTCGGGAGACAACGTCGCCGCGGTGCTGTCGGCCCTGGACATCGAGGAGGCGCGCCACGGGGTCGTGCTGATCGGGTTCTCCCTCGGCGGCACCGTGACCCTTCACTGTCTGGCGCGGCACGCGTGCGCGGTCCAGCCCATCTGCGCGGTAACGGTGTCGACTCCCCTCGACCTGGCGGCGGTGATTCACAGGTTGATGCGGCCGCGCAATGTTCTTTATCACCGGTGGCTGCTGGGGCGCATGAAGGATGCGGTCATCGCCGGCGCCTCCGAGATAACTCCGGGGCAAAAGGCGGCGGTCCTGGACGCGCGCAGCATCCGCGAGTTCGACGACGCCTTCACCGCGCCACACCACGGTTTTGCGGACGCCGACGACTATTACGCTCGTTGCTCCGCGACCGGATTGCTCGACCGCATCGACATCCCATTGCTGCTGCTTCACGCCAGGAACGATCCCTGGATACCGGCCGATCCCTACGTGGACATCGGCCGCGACACCCCACCCAACGTGACCCTGGTGCTCACCGGCGACGGCGGCCACGTGGGTTTTCACGCGCGCCACGGCGCCACGCCCTGGTACAACACGGTCATCCAGGCCTACCTGGAGACGCTGACGCACCCCATGGAGTGA
- a CDS encoding mandelate racemase/muconate lactonizing enzyme family protein, protein MNFKHSVTVESVDAYPIRAAGGVSPNMALGVMSTRPALLVRVRDDHGCVGWGEVWANFPPRANIHKAQVIEDVIAPRLRGVAFSEPVEIDAFLRRALSTYFLHVGQKRVFEHILAGMDVALWDLVLRSAGRTFAAHSGLAEASAPTYASSINPPDLERLMQHHAERGQSQFKLKLGFDDTADRAFVRKAAAIRPPGTHIMIDSNQTWDVSRAEAMLGSLEEFEPLFAEEPIPADAGCADWERLAQSTSIPLAGGENLYGVDEFLRMADAGLRFVQPDVAKWGGVSGALALARALPPGVALWPHFMGTSVGQVAALSVAAAVGATATCEMDVNANPLRTDLCGDILGIRDGRVALPDAPGLVVPPVRARLEEFREAQAD, encoded by the coding sequence ATGAATTTCAAGCATTCGGTGACGGTTGAATCCGTCGATGCGTACCCGATCCGGGCCGCCGGCGGCGTGAGCCCGAACATGGCCCTCGGAGTCATGTCCACCCGTCCCGCGCTGCTCGTGCGCGTCCGGGATGACCACGGCTGCGTCGGCTGGGGCGAGGTGTGGGCGAACTTTCCGCCACGCGCGAATATCCACAAGGCGCAGGTCATCGAGGATGTGATCGCCCCTCGTCTGAGGGGGGTTGCGTTCTCCGAGCCGGTGGAAATCGACGCGTTCCTGCGAAGGGCATTGTCGACCTACTTCCTGCACGTCGGACAGAAGCGCGTCTTCGAGCACATCCTCGCCGGAATGGACGTCGCGCTCTGGGATCTTGTGCTCCGAAGCGCGGGGCGGACGTTCGCCGCGCACAGCGGCCTTGCCGAGGCCAGCGCCCCTACCTACGCCAGCTCGATCAATCCGCCCGACCTTGAACGGTTGATGCAACACCACGCGGAACGGGGCCAGTCGCAGTTCAAGCTGAAGCTGGGGTTCGATGACACCGCCGACCGCGCCTTCGTGCGGAAGGCCGCCGCCATCCGCCCGCCCGGCACACACATCATGATCGACAGCAACCAGACATGGGATGTGTCGCGGGCGGAGGCCATGCTCGGGTCTCTGGAGGAATTTGAGCCACTCTTCGCCGAAGAACCGATTCCGGCGGATGCCGGCTGCGCCGACTGGGAGCGTCTGGCGCAATCCACCTCGATCCCGCTGGCAGGGGGCGAGAACCTCTATGGAGTCGACGAGTTTCTGCGCATGGCGGATGCCGGACTGCGCTTCGTCCAGCCGGATGTTGCCAAATGGGGGGGCGTGAGCGGAGCCCTCGCGCTGGCGCGCGCGCTGCCGCCGGGCGTGGCGCTCTGGCCGCACTTCATGGGGACTTCCGTCGGCCAGGTGGCGGCTCTGTCGGTGGCCGCCGCGGTCGGTGCCACCGCAACCTGCGAAATGGACGTCAACGCCAACCCCCTGCGAACCGATCTATGCGGTGACATCCTGGGTATTCGCGACGGTCGCGTCGCGCTGCCGGACGCACCCGGTCTCGTCGTTCCGCCCGTCCGCGCGCGCCTCGAGGAGTTTCGGGAAGCACAGGCGGATTAG
- a CDS encoding (2Fe-2S)-binding protein has translation MERTISLTVNGEQRELELNDADTLLEVLRDGLKLWSVRESCGVGACGSCTVLLDGRPVSACFLLASRLDGCAVETVEGMDGGDSLHPIQQAFLENDAAQCGYCTPGFIMAAKALLEEHRDPTDDQIREYLSGNLCRCGGYPNIMRAVRAAAGRLGVS, from the coding sequence ATGGAACGTACCATCAGCCTGACGGTGAACGGGGAACAGCGGGAGTTGGAGCTCAACGATGCCGACACCCTGCTGGAGGTCCTGCGCGACGGACTCAAGCTCTGGAGCGTCCGCGAATCCTGCGGCGTGGGTGCCTGCGGGAGCTGCACGGTCCTTCTGGACGGGAGGCCGGTGAGCGCGTGCTTCCTGCTCGCGTCGCGCCTGGACGGCTGCGCCGTGGAGACCGTGGAAGGGATGGACGGCGGCGACTCCCTGCACCCGATCCAGCAGGCGTTCCTCGAGAACGACGCCGCTCAGTGCGGCTACTGCACCCCCGGATTCATCATGGCCGCCAAGGCACTGCTCGAAGAACACCGGGACCCCACCGACGACCAGATCCGCGAGTACCTTTCGGGCAATCTGTGCCGCTGCGGCGGCTACCCCAACATCATGCGCGCGGTCCGCGCGGCGGCAGGACGGTTGGGCGTGAGTTGA
- a CDS encoding transposase, whose translation MVPEKRTGCNGVFHRLRGGYAKNTRRRCSGEFKAKVALEALRGDKTIQEIAVRHKVHPNQVTMWKQRAVEGMKEVFTKGAERATGDHVGEIRDLHAKIGELTVKRDFLAKGLKW comes from the coding sequence GTGGTCCCAGAAAAACGGACAGGTTGCAACGGTGTATTCCACCGACTTAGGGGGGGATACGCAAAGAACACACGACGAAGGTGCAGCGGGGAGTTCAAGGCGAAAGTGGCGCTGGAGGCGCTGCGCGGGGACAAGACGATCCAGGAGATCGCTGTGCGGCACAAGGTTCATCCGAACCAGGTGACCATGTGGAAGCAGCGGGCGGTGGAGGGGATGAAGGAGGTCTTCACGAAGGGGGCCGAGCGGGCAACTGGGGACCACGTGGGGGAGATTCGGGACCTGCACGCGAAGATCGGGGAGCTGACGGTGAAGCGGGATTTCTTGGCCAAAGGGCTCAAGTGGTGA
- a CDS encoding mandelate racemase/muconate lactonizing enzyme family protein encodes MKITDVQLEALELPYTKPLITATNQFYSSNGFLVSVEADSGHTGYGYIDVFPRTGETPASVRCAIEEIMRPLLVGQPIEELNRLNKLINFRMVDNRRAKGGVDMALYDLLGKCYGAPLYVLLGGLVRKEIIVIKMVSVGSPMEMARECRELVSQGYRAIKLKVKGEVGLDLARVTAVRDAVGPDIYIKVDANEAFDAKSAIRMAAGMAELGVSVFEQPLSRHHDVALAEVKAQSSIKIEADQSASAVHDAFRLIRDNACDSINTGILKAGGVQQTRQIADMCALTGTDCGLSNIAACMVGDAALLHVALSSPGVSEFCEIGECEALTGDPFTGIKVVDGKLGVPEGPGLGVTRAD; translated from the coding sequence ATGAAGATCACGGACGTACAGCTCGAGGCTCTGGAGTTGCCGTACACGAAGCCTCTCATCACCGCCACCAATCAGTTCTACTCGTCCAACGGTTTCCTGGTGAGCGTGGAGGCGGACTCGGGACACACCGGCTACGGCTATATCGACGTGTTTCCCAGGACCGGCGAGACCCCCGCTTCGGTCCGGTGCGCCATCGAGGAGATCATGCGCCCGCTCCTGGTGGGACAGCCGATTGAAGAGCTCAACCGGCTGAACAAGCTCATCAACTTCCGTATGGTGGACAACCGGCGCGCCAAGGGCGGCGTGGACATGGCCCTGTACGATCTGTTGGGCAAGTGCTACGGCGCGCCCCTCTACGTGCTCTTGGGCGGACTGGTGCGCAAGGAGATCATCGTCATCAAGATGGTGAGCGTCGGATCGCCGATGGAGATGGCCCGGGAGTGCCGCGAGCTGGTGAGCCAGGGCTACCGCGCGATCAAGCTCAAGGTGAAGGGCGAGGTGGGTCTAGACCTCGCGCGGGTGACCGCGGTGCGCGACGCGGTAGGGCCGGACATCTACATCAAGGTGGACGCCAACGAAGCCTTCGACGCCAAATCCGCCATTCGCATGGCCGCTGGCATGGCCGAGTTGGGGGTGTCGGTGTTCGAGCAACCGCTGTCCCGGCATCATGACGTAGCGCTCGCCGAGGTGAAGGCCCAGTCGAGCATCAAGATCGAAGCCGACCAGTCGGCAAGCGCGGTCCACGATGCCTTCAGGCTCATCCGCGACAACGCCTGCGATTCCATCAACACCGGCATCCTCAAGGCCGGCGGCGTGCAACAGACGCGGCAGATCGCCGACATGTGCGCGCTCACCGGGACCGATTGCGGCCTGAGCAACATCGCCGCCTGCATGGTGGGCGACGCCGCACTGCTGCACGTGGCCCTTAGCTCGCCGGGCGTGTCCGAGTTCTGCGAGATCGGCGAGTGCGAGGCCCTCACCGGCGACCCGTTCACGGGCATCAAGGTGGTGGACGGAAAGCTCGGCGTGCCGGAGGGTCCGGGGCTGGGAGTCACGAGAGCGGACTAG
- a CDS encoding sulfatase: protein MPDTRTRPNILIFYPDQMRHDAMGCAGNPVIKTPNIDRLAGEGVHFRNAYVSYPVCCPFRASLFTGKYAQGHGMYQNHFPLNARQIFLAQLLKDAGYQTGYIGKWHLEGGPRPGFVPPGERRFGFDHFVGFNRGHHYLRSIYYKDDGQPYHCPRFEPDYQTDHLIEFIDASVTEGSGKPFFGFVCYGPPHFPMNMPGYLRNLYKPEEVPLPPGILGPEEREKARRDRLQFDCAGNVKAELSSHAGHGHKTPGEAETEAEVRRFIAEYYGMIANIDHNVGRVLNRLDALDIAGDTLVIFLSDHGDMLGQHGYYCGIKKTAYRAAMQVPFIVRYPARFPAGGTADSMIDVAVDTMPSLLELCGVPVPDPVSGVSYLPLLDGTAAETRDAVMYQSMKMHDGDVSEFTPVPERGIRTGDWLYVRQPTRRKLLFDLRNDPDELNNLAEDGQFGALMDDFDARIRAHMEQTGDDWDLALDFPPENYLTQEEGRRYLDELLPRAIVVP from the coding sequence ATGCCGGATACCCGTACACGACCCAATATACTGATATTCTACCCGGACCAGATGCGGCACGATGCCATGGGGTGCGCCGGAAACCCGGTGATCAAGACGCCGAATATCGACCGGCTGGCCGGCGAGGGTGTCCACTTCCGGAACGCCTACGTGTCGTATCCCGTGTGCTGCCCCTTCCGTGCGTCGCTGTTCACCGGAAAGTACGCCCAGGGGCACGGCATGTACCAGAACCACTTTCCACTGAACGCCCGGCAGATCTTTCTGGCGCAGCTCTTGAAGGACGCGGGTTACCAGACCGGCTACATCGGCAAGTGGCATCTCGAAGGAGGGCCGAGGCCGGGGTTCGTGCCGCCCGGGGAACGCCGCTTCGGGTTCGACCACTTCGTCGGCTTCAACCGCGGCCATCACTACCTGCGGTCGATCTACTACAAGGACGACGGCCAGCCGTATCACTGTCCCCGCTTCGAGCCGGACTATCAGACCGACCACCTGATCGAGTTCATCGACGCGTCGGTCACCGAGGGCTCCGGCAAACCCTTCTTCGGTTTCGTGTGCTACGGGCCGCCGCACTTCCCCATGAACATGCCCGGGTACCTGCGGAATCTCTACAAGCCCGAGGAGGTCCCGTTGCCTCCCGGCATTCTCGGTCCCGAGGAGCGTGAGAAGGCGCGCAGGGATCGCCTGCAATTCGACTGCGCCGGCAACGTGAAGGCCGAATTGAGCAGCCATGCCGGCCATGGACACAAGACGCCGGGGGAGGCGGAGACGGAGGCGGAGGTGCGGCGGTTCATCGCCGAGTACTACGGCATGATCGCCAACATCGACCACAACGTGGGGCGGGTGCTGAACCGGCTTGATGCCCTGGACATCGCCGGCGACACGCTGGTGATCTTCCTGAGCGACCACGGCGACATGCTGGGCCAGCACGGCTACTACTGCGGCATCAAGAAGACCGCCTACCGGGCCGCCATGCAGGTGCCGTTCATCGTCCGTTACCCCGCCCGGTTCCCCGCGGGCGGCACCGCGGACTCGATGATCGACGTCGCCGTGGACACCATGCCGAGCCTGCTGGAGCTGTGCGGCGTTCCGGTGCCGGACCCGGTCAGCGGTGTCAGCTACCTGCCCCTGCTCGACGGCACGGCCGCGGAAACGCGTGACGCGGTGATGTACCAGTCCATGAAGATGCACGACGGCGACGTGTCGGAGTTTACGCCGGTCCCGGAGCGCGGCATCCGCACCGGCGATTGGCTGTACGTGCGCCAACCGACACGGCGCAAGCTGCTGTTCGACCTGCGCAACGACCCCGACGAACTGAACAACCTGGCCGAGGACGGGCAGTTCGGCGCGCTCATGGATGACTTCGACGCGCGCATCCGGGCCCACATGGAGCAGACCGGAGACGATTGGGACCTTGCGCTGGATTTCCCGCCCGAGAACTACCTCACTCAGGAAGAGGGCAGACGCTATCTCGATGAGCTTCTGCCGCGCGCCATCGTCGTCCCCTGA
- a CDS encoding acetate--CoA ligase family protein, which produces MATASNSDGMSALLRPRNIVLIGASERAPHAAALMRNLFRFGFPKENIYPVNPRYERLFDLPCHPSVGAVPGDVDLAVIAIPRDGTVQVMEECAAKGVRAALTVATGFGEFDDTGRKYQAELSRIVRESGIALAGPNTLGYLSLECGAALWSSPLPERLTTGPVSAVFSSAGLLNLFLNTAADRCLGFRYAIAPGNQVGAGFTDYLRAAVDDDGTRVIVVVIESMSRPEEMAGLLDLAREREKVVVALRLGRSQKGGRAVASHSGNMATSGAVWDGLFRQKGVIPVDNLDQMLEVTALAVATPDPYRLPGSGGVGIVTISGGDCSFLADICERNGVDLPEPSGATYEALRNYFDKEGFNGNPLDIEELHWANRSGYLECLETFMGDDNFAVICCRLNLPKSPSDRLTQLYRESTAALRRGGKPFLFLSRASEQLDRSWFEFFDELQVPLLLEYEKSLRAVRDVLALSRGRSGAAAEASVAEPAETEALRPLLAGGEASHATVRRLLRAYGIPMVPERLAGSREEAAEAAGEMGFPVVLKVESTDLPHKTEAGGVRLNLASAAEVAQAYDRLLEDVGRNAPGARIDGVLVQKMVQGVAEVIIGTSRTPDLGICLVFGLGGIYTEVLKDVAFRLPPLGLPEAQDMIREIRTYPLLAGARGRSKADVAALAEAIVALSRLALDYRGEVDEIEFNPLMVLPEGQGVLAVDTLVRCAAGDYTSSL; this is translated from the coding sequence ATGGCTACTGCTTCCAACTCCGACGGCATGTCGGCCCTCCTCAGGCCCCGCAACATCGTGCTCATCGGAGCGTCCGAGCGCGCTCCCCACGCGGCCGCGCTCATGCGCAACCTGTTCCGGTTCGGCTTCCCGAAAGAGAACATCTACCCGGTCAACCCGCGTTACGAGCGGCTTTTCGATCTGCCATGCCACCCTTCCGTGGGCGCGGTCCCGGGCGACGTGGACCTGGCGGTCATCGCCATCCCGCGCGACGGCACCGTGCAGGTCATGGAGGAATGCGCCGCCAAGGGCGTGCGCGCCGCGCTTACCGTGGCCACGGGCTTCGGCGAGTTCGATGACACGGGCCGGAAGTACCAGGCGGAGCTGTCCCGCATCGTGCGCGAGAGCGGCATCGCGCTGGCCGGCCCCAATACCCTGGGCTATCTGTCCCTCGAATGCGGCGCCGCGCTGTGGTCGTCGCCGCTCCCCGAACGCCTCACCACCGGGCCCGTGAGCGCGGTGTTCAGCAGCGCCGGCCTGCTCAACCTCTTCCTCAACACCGCCGCCGACCGTTGCTTGGGATTCCGCTACGCCATCGCGCCGGGCAACCAGGTGGGCGCGGGCTTCACCGACTACCTGCGGGCCGCGGTGGATGACGACGGCACCCGCGTCATCGTCGTGGTCATCGAGTCCATGAGCCGTCCCGAGGAGATGGCGGGCCTGCTGGACCTTGCGCGGGAACGGGAGAAAGTGGTGGTCGCGCTGAGACTCGGGCGTTCGCAGAAGGGCGGTCGCGCGGTCGCGTCGCACTCGGGCAACATGGCCACCTCGGGCGCGGTGTGGGACGGGCTCTTTCGGCAGAAGGGCGTCATCCCGGTGGACAACCTCGACCAGATGCTGGAAGTCACCGCCCTGGCCGTGGCGACCCCGGACCCCTACCGTCTGCCCGGCTCCGGCGGCGTCGGCATCGTCACCATCTCGGGGGGCGATTGCAGCTTCCTCGCCGATATCTGCGAGCGCAACGGCGTGGACCTGCCCGAACCCTCCGGCGCCACCTACGAGGCGCTGCGCAACTATTTCGACAAGGAGGGCTTCAACGGCAACCCCCTGGACATCGAGGAACTGCACTGGGCGAACCGGTCCGGTTATCTCGAATGCCTGGAAACGTTCATGGGCGACGACAACTTCGCGGTGATCTGTTGCCGCCTGAACCTGCCCAAGAGTCCCAGCGACCGGCTCACGCAGTTGTACCGGGAGTCGACGGCCGCGCTCCGGCGCGGCGGCAAACCGTTCCTGTTCCTTTCCCGGGCCAGCGAGCAACTCGACCGCTCCTGGTTCGAGTTCTTCGACGAGCTGCAGGTTCCCTTGCTGCTGGAGTACGAGAAATCGCTGCGCGCGGTGCGCGACGTCCTCGCGCTGTCGCGGGGTCGCTCAGGCGCCGCGGCCGAGGCGTCCGTGGCGGAGCCGGCGGAGACCGAGGCGCTGCGTCCGCTCCTCGCCGGGGGCGAGGCCTCCCACGCCACCGTACGGCGGCTGCTTCGGGCCTACGGCATCCCCATGGTTCCCGAGCGCCTGGCCGGCTCGCGTGAGGAGGCGGCGGAAGCCGCCGGCGAAATGGGGTTTCCGGTGGTGCTGAAGGTGGAGTCCACGGACTTGCCCCACAAGACCGAGGCCGGAGGCGTGCGGCTCAACCTGGCGAGCGCCGCGGAGGTGGCGCAGGCGTACGACCGGCTGCTGGAGGACGTGGGAAGGAACGCGCCCGGCGCTCGCATCGACGGCGTGCTGGTGCAGAAGATGGTGCAGGGTGTCGCCGAGGTCATCATCGGCACGTCGCGCACGCCGGATCTGGGAATCTGCCTCGTGTTCGGGCTGGGCGGCATCTACACCGAGGTGCTGAAAGACGTGGCGTTCCGGCTTCCGCCTCTGGGGTTGCCGGAGGCTCAAGACATGATCCGGGAGATCCGCACCTACCCGCTGCTCGCCGGAGCCCGCGGCCGGTCCAAGGCCGACGTCGCCGCCCTGGCGGAGGCCATCGTGGCGCTGTCTCGGCTGGCGCTGGACTATCGCGGTGAAGTGGACGAGATCGAATTCAACCCCCTCATGGTCCTGCCCGAGGGACAGGGCGTGCTGGCGGTGGACACGCTGGTGCGGTGTGCCGCGGGGGACTACACGTCTTCTCTCTGA
- a CDS encoding GntR family transcriptional regulator — translation MNLLTMKREAVPLHAEVAAVLRHQILAGTLVPGAQLPPLSELTEKLGVARMTIRQAMDALEAEGLIERHSGRGTFVKRVELPKRQTLNMRADLSQLQSMVAQLEVSVLVEDIQAEKTDENGVAYRTMKRIHSLDGKPFCHVDLRVDNALYEQAPERYSSEIVVRVLKDMGIPIGSARQRVTISYADFEIAQALQIKVNSPVFRVFREFFDRRGRLIYSANLVYPGDVLEFEMEFTADTSG, via the coding sequence ATGAACCTTCTCACCATGAAGCGGGAGGCGGTGCCGCTGCACGCCGAGGTCGCGGCGGTGCTGCGACACCAGATCCTCGCTGGCACCCTTGTCCCGGGAGCGCAATTGCCGCCGCTGAGCGAGTTGACCGAAAAGTTAGGCGTGGCGCGCATGACCATCCGGCAGGCGATGGACGCGCTGGAAGCCGAGGGATTGATCGAACGCCATTCGGGCCGCGGCACGTTCGTCAAGCGGGTGGAGCTTCCCAAGCGCCAGACCCTGAACATGCGCGCGGATCTGTCCCAGCTTCAATCGATGGTCGCCCAGTTGGAGGTCTCGGTATTGGTGGAGGATATCCAGGCCGAGAAAACGGACGAGAACGGCGTTGCCTATCGAACCATGAAGCGGATCCACTCGCTCGACGGCAAACCCTTCTGCCATGTCGACCTGCGCGTGGACAACGCCCTTTATGAACAGGCGCCGGAGCGGTACTCTTCCGAGATCGTGGTCCGTGTTCTCAAGGATATGGGAATCCCCATCGGTTCCGCGCGCCAGCGGGTGACCATATCGTACGCCGACTTCGAAATCGCGCAGGCCCTGCAAATCAAGGTCAATTCGCCGGTATTCCGCGTATTTCGGGAGTTCTTCGATCGTCGCGGGCGGTTGATCTACTCGGCGAATCTCGTCTATCCGGGCGACGTGCTGGAGTTCGAGATGGAGTTCACGGCCGACACGTCCGGCTAA
- a CDS encoding EamA family transporter, whose protein sequence is MRAEFVALAAAILYSGGSITARMGMHHSSPLTAACVLLFLRTVVFWIGVSLMGGIPHVEWLPLLLFVGLGVLQTATSLLQLTGIHRLGVSRAEPLRNTYPLWSAVIAIVFLGEHASLGIIAGTLLVVGGIALISWQPEESGLRYRWWEGIFSLLAALFAGIAFPIRRIAFDISNEPLYFAAILAVVSFVSLGPYVSVRLRSESFVLNRRAVAPFILSGLFESAASLLSLVAVSLGRVVAVAPIVASTPLWTLMLTVVFLRGLERINARTVTGTFAVMTGTISIILSR, encoded by the coding sequence GTGCGTGCCGAATTCGTAGCCCTTGCCGCCGCCATCCTCTACTCCGGGGGCTCCATCACCGCGCGCATGGGGATGCACCACTCCTCCCCGCTCACCGCGGCGTGCGTGCTGCTCTTCCTGCGCACCGTCGTGTTCTGGATCGGTGTCTCCCTTATGGGCGGGATTCCCCACGTCGAGTGGCTGCCGCTGCTGCTGTTCGTCGGGCTGGGAGTGCTGCAGACCGCTACGAGCCTGCTCCAGTTGACCGGCATTCACCGCCTGGGCGTATCCCGGGCCGAGCCCCTGCGCAACACCTACCCGCTGTGGAGTGCCGTCATCGCCATCGTGTTCCTGGGGGAACACGCGAGCCTGGGGATCATCGCCGGGACCTTGCTGGTGGTGGGCGGCATCGCCCTTATCTCGTGGCAACCGGAAGAATCGGGGCTGCGCTACCGCTGGTGGGAAGGGATCTTCTCGCTCCTGGCGGCGCTGTTCGCCGGCATTGCCTTCCCCATCAGGCGCATCGCCTTCGACATCTCCAACGAGCCCCTCTACTTCGCCGCCATCCTGGCCGTCGTGTCCTTCGTCTCGCTGGGTCCGTACGTGTCCGTCCGCCTCCGCAGCGAGTCGTTCGTGCTCAACCGCCGGGCCGTGGCTCCGTTCATCCTGTCGGGCTTGTTCGAGTCCGCCGCCTCGCTGCTGTCCCTTGTCGCCGTGAGCCTCGGCCGGGTCGTGGCGGTGGCCCCCATCGTCGCCTCCACTCCGTTGTGGACCCTGATGCTCACCGTGGTCTTCCTGCGCGGCCTCGAGCGCATCAACGCCCGCACCGTGACCGGCACCTTCGCGGTGATGACGGGGACGATCTCCATTATCCTGAGCCGGTGA
- a CDS encoding transketolase — MTDIRTTDIAVLERIAATLRLHVVEMVAPLGQGYVQQGLGAADIFTALYFAEARLDPSDPTWPDRDRVFLTTAHNTAIFYAALAERGFFETDRLATYCQDGAELETNASERVGPFVEATCGSLGQGLSVAVGTAMALKRQGRSARVYAVLGDGEMQEGQVWEAAMTAGSWKLDNLCLILDSNRMQSEGNVDNILTLEPIAGKMESFGFSVSRVDGNDLAALLDALAAARGTKGIPSFLIAETLVGKGVSFLEGMIAHQLRFPPDIAAGAVQELKGRLAP, encoded by the coding sequence ATGACAGACATCCGCACTACAGACATCGCCGTGCTGGAACGGATTGCCGCGACACTTCGCCTGCACGTGGTCGAGATGGTCGCCCCTCTGGGGCAAGGCTATGTTCAGCAGGGCTTGGGCGCGGCGGATATCTTCACGGCGCTCTATTTCGCCGAAGCGCGGCTGGACCCGTCCGATCCCACGTGGCCGGACCGCGACCGGGTCTTCCTGACGACGGCGCACAACACCGCGATTTTCTACGCCGCGCTGGCCGAACGCGGATTCTTCGAGACGGACCGTCTCGCGACCTACTGCCAGGACGGCGCGGAGCTGGAGACGAACGCCTCGGAGCGGGTGGGGCCGTTCGTCGAGGCGACCTGCGGTTCCCTCGGCCAGGGACTGTCCGTTGCCGTCGGCACGGCCATGGCGCTCAAGCGGCAGGGCAGGTCCGCGCGCGTCTACGCGGTCCTGGGCGATGGCGAGATGCAGGAAGGTCAGGTCTGGGAGGCGGCGATGACCGCGGGCTCGTGGAAACTCGACAACCTGTGCCTTATTCTCGACTCCAATCGAATGCAGTCCGAAGGAAATGTGGACAACATCCTCACGCTGGAGCCGATTGCCGGCAAGATGGAGAGTTTCGGGTTTTCGGTGAGCAGGGTGGACGGCAACGACCTGGCGGCCCTGTTGGATGCCCTCGCCGCGGCGCGGGGAACCAAGGGCATACCGAGCTTCCTGATCGCGGAGACCCTCGTCGGGAAGGGCGTGTCCTTCCTGGAAGGGATGATCGCGCACCAGTTGCGCTTCCCGCCCGACATCGCCGCCGGCGCCGTTCAGGAACTGAAAGGAAGACTCGCGCCATGA